The window TCCCAGCTCGCCATAGGTAAATACAAAGCTGACTTTTTCCGGATCGATTGTTTCGCCAATTTTAGAATGAAATTCCTCTTCCATTGGCCCTAGCTCAAGCATGTCACCGAGCACAAGGACCTTTCTGGCATAGCCCGGCAGATTGGCAACTAATTCAATTGCCGCTGTCATCGAAGTAGGGCTTGCATTATAGGCATCATTAATAATTTTTTCTCCATTGGCTCCTTCTGTCATTTCCATACGCATCTGGGTAAGCCTTGTTTCTTTTAGCCCTTTAGCGATTTCTTCAAAGGAAACGGAAAAATGGCGGGCTATCAGGATAGCGCCCAGCGCATTGACAATATTGTAAATCCCCAGCACCGGCAAATGAAATGGGTGATCTGATAAGTTAGTTTTAAAATCATTGCCACTTTGAGTCTGATTAATAGTAATTGGATAAATTTCATTAGATTCACTTCTGCCAAAGGTCTGGACATTCAGCTCTTTTCTGCCTGCAACCCTATCCATCAAGAGGGGTTCATCCCCATTCAAAACAGCAAGTCCGCCTTCTTTCAGCCCCTCAAGAATTTCAAGCTTCGCTTCGGCAATTGCCTCTCTAGATCCCAGGTCAAGCAGATGGGCTTCCCCAATATTCGTAATAATAACAGCATCCGGCTCAGCCAGCTTTGTAAGGAGGGAAATTTCCCCTCGGGCGCTCATGCCCATCTCTAAAACAGCAATTTCTGTATTTTCCTCCAACTGGAGAACTGTTAGCGGAAGTCCAATATGATTATTA is drawn from Bacillus sp. FJAT-18017 and contains these coding sequences:
- a CDS encoding UDP-N-acetylmuramoyl-tripeptide--D-alanyl-D-alanine ligase; amino-acid sequence: MISKTIKEIADMIPVSNDTSLFNETVITGVAIDSRKAANGNLFVPFKGEKVDGHRYVESAIKQGAAAALWQKDVPNPPEGLPLLVVEDCLAALQELARAYLKQLDVKVVGITGSNGKTTTKDMVTSLLSQKYKVQKTEGNFNNHIGLPLTVLQLEENTEIAVLEMGMSARGEISLLTKLAEPDAVIITNIGEAHLLDLGSREAIAEAKLEILEGLKEGGLAVLNGDEPLLMDRVAGRKELNVQTFGRSESNEIYPITINQTQSGNDFKTNLSDHPFHLPVLGIYNIVNALGAILIARHFSVSFEEIAKGLKETRLTQMRMEMTEGANGEKIINDAYNASPTSMTAAIELVANLPGYARKVLVLGDMLELGPMEEEFHSKIGETIDPEKVSFVFTYGELGAKIADGASKIFGGERVFSFTSKQHLIQELKKHTNGETLVLVKASRGMKLEEVVTSLQKN